The genomic DNA GGGCCGATCCGCCCGTTGACGAGGCCCTGGAGGAGGAGCGAGCGGGCCAGGCGGTGCTTCAGGCTGCCGGTCGGGTGCGCTGACTCGTCCTTGATGAGCACGTCGATGCCCGGGTAGCCGGGGAGGGCGTGGCGGGTCATCGGGGTGGGCGTCGAGGTGTCGGCGTCGTGCCGGAGGTGTCTGACGGCGTCGGCGACGAAGGCCCGGTGGGATCGAGACAGCGGCTGGTCCATGCCTCCGATCCTCTCAGAGATTTCCCTCCCCACGAGGGACGCCCCTGCCCGCCTCCCTCACGCCCCCTGCCCGCCTCCCGCACGCACCCCCGGTCCTCCTCCATCCCGTTCCGGGCGGCGTTCGCACGCGGGGGCGCCGTTCTCTGTGCGGAAGTCGCCGCGCAACGGGGAGGGGGCGGGATGTGAGGGCGCCGGTGGCATGATGGGGAGCATGAGCCAAGACCGCCTGGAGCCCCTGTCCGCCGCAGCATCCCCCGAGACCGCGCATGACGGCGCGGCCCGCCGCGTGAGCGCCGTCGGCGGGGTGAGCGCGGACGAGCCCCTGCGCCCCCTCGCCATTGAGCGCCGCGAGCCGGGCGCGCGGGACGTCGTCATCGAGATCGAGTACTGCGGCCTGTGCCATTCAGACGTCCACATGGTGCGCGGCGAGTGGCGGGAGGTCGAGTACCCGCTCGTGCCGGGCCACGAGATCGTGGGGCGCGTGAGCGAGGTCGGCGCGGACGTCACGGCGTTCGGGATCGGGGACCGGGTCGGCGTCGGCTGCCTCGTGGACTCGTGCCGCACGTGCGAGGCGTGCCGGGATGGGCTCGAGCAGTTCTGCTCCGGCAACGAGCAGGGGGCCGGCGTCGGCACCTACGGGTCCGTGGACTACCGCAACGGCGGGGGCCGCACCCAGGGCGGCTACTCCCAGGCCATCGTCGTGGACGCGGACTACGTGCTGCGCGTGCCCACGTCGCTGGACGCGGCGTCCGCAGCGCCGCTGCTGTGCGCCGGCATCACGACGTATGCGCCGCTTCGCCGCGCCGGCGTGGGTGAGGGGACGCGAGTCGGCGTCGTCGGCCTGGGAGGCCTGGGGCACATGGCCGTGAAGCTCGCCAAGGCGATGGGCGCGAGCGTCACCGTCTTCTCCCGCACGGATTCAAAGGCCGACGACGCCGGGCTGCTCGGGGCGGACCACTTCGTCGTCTCCTCGGACCCGGACGCCATGGCGGCCGCGAGGCAGAGCCTCGACGTCGTCATCGACACGGTGGCCGCGCCGCACGAGCTGGACCCGTACCTGGCCACGATCGCCCGCGACGGCCGCCTCGTCCAGGTGGGCCTGCCCGCGGACCCGATGCCGCCCGTCAACCCCCGCATCCTCGCCGCCCAGCGCGTCTCCTACACGGGCTCGTTCATCGGCGGGATCGCCGAGACGCAGGAGATGCTGGACTTCTGCGCTGAGCACGGCGTGAGCGCCCAGATCGAGATGATCGGCGCGGACGAGATCAACGAGGCGTACGAGCGCATGGTCGCCGGAGACGTGGCGTATCGGTTCGTCCTCGACATTGCGACCCTGCCCGAGCCCGAGTCGCTCGAGGCGGGTGCGGGCGCTCGCCTGAGCTGAGCAGCCCCGGCCTCTGACACACACGAGACACGAAGGAGCACACTGTGAGCACGGTGTTCACGAAGATCATCAACCGCGAGATCCCGGGCCGGTTCGTCCACGAGGACGAGAAGTGCGTGGCGTTCCTCGACATCACCCCGCAGACCGAGGGCCACGTCCTCGTCGTCCCGCGCGAGGAGATCGACCAGTGGACCGACCTCCCGGAGGAGCTCGCGAGCCACCTCATGGTCGTCGCGCAGCGCATCGCCAAGGCGCAGAAGCAGGCGTTCGGCTCGGCGAGCGTCGGCCTGGAGATCGTTGGCTTCGAGGTGCCGCACACGCACATCCACGTCTTCCCGACCAACGAGATCGCCGACCACGAGCTGGGCCGCGCCAAGCCCGCCTCGGACGAGGCCCTCGACGCGGCGCACGCCAAGCTCCTCGCCGCCCTCTAGAACCCCTTGAGGGCCTGCCGGACGCGCTTCTCGGAGACGGTGTACGCCGTCTTCATGCCCGGGGCGAAGAGGCTGACGCGCAGCTCCTCGATCATCCAGCGGACCTCGGCGAGCCTCGCCGGGATGGCGCGGGTCTTCGGGACGCGGGCCACCGCGTCGTCGTAGGCGTCCTCGAGGTCCTGGATGAGCGTCATCGTCGCGGTGTCCTTGGCGATCGCGTTCGGGGCGCGGTCGAGCCGCACCTGGGCCGCCTGGAGGTAGCGCGGCAGGTGCTGCAGATGCTCGTGCCCCGTCGCGGCCACGAACCCCGGGTACACGAGCTGGGACAGCTGCGAGGAGATGTCGGCCGCGAGGGGGGCGAGGGCGGGCGTCGGGCTCTTGACGGCCACCGTGAGCGTCAGTGCGCGGGAGAGCGTCTGCTCGACGACGGCCGTCACCTGGAAGACCGTGTCGATCAGCTCGGCGCGAATCTCGTCGAAGACCCTGTCGAACGCCGCCTTTGTGCGCGGCAGCCGCTCCGGCACGCGAGTGAGCAGCTTGTCCACGGCGGCCTGCGTGCAGTCGTCCACGAGCGCCGCCACCGAGCCGTGCGGGTTCTGGCTGAACGTCAGTCTCTCCTTGTTGCTCAGGTGGTCGACGACGTACCGCTGTGGTGAGGGCAGCGTGCAGACGAGGAGCCGGATCAGGCCCTGGCGGTGCGCTGTGTCGGCCTCCTCCCGCTCGGAGAAGATCCGCACGCCCGCGGTCGCCTTGCCGCTCGCGGGCTTCTCGTCGACGAGGGCCGGATAGCCTGTGACGGCGTGACCGGCGGATGTGCCGCCCACGGTCGCCGGCAGCTCATCGAGGTCCTTGGGCCATGAGGTGAGCCCCGTGCGCTCGCGGGCTGCGGAGGTCGCCGCGGCTGTGCCTGCGGGGGTCGCGAGGGGCCCCGGAAGGCTGGCCGTCTTGCCGCCTGGCCCGCCCTTGCGGCCGGCCTGAGGACGGGCTGCGCCCTGATCTGCGGGCGTCCCCTGCGCGCCCCGCCCGCTCTGGCCCTTCTTCGGCGCGCGCCGCTTGGCGGCGTCGAGGTGGGCTTGCATCGCCGTCGGGTCGACGGACGCGGCCACGGCCGTGCGGACCTGGGGGGCGAGCTCGTCCTGGAGCGCGGCGAGGTCCATGCTCTCGCCGAGCATCTGGCCGCGCGCGCCCAGGACCCGGTACGTCATGCGCAGGTGGGGCGGGACCTTGTCCCACTCGAAGGCGGACGGGTCCACGACATGGCCCTTGAGGCGGCGCAGCGTCAGCGCGAGGGCCTCCGGGAGGTCGTCGGTCTCGGGGGAGAAGTCCTCCGTGAGCTTCGCCAGCGCCTGCCGGGCCACGTCCGGGGCGGGGACGAAGTGGCGGCGCTCGGACTTCGGCAGGGACTTGATGAGCGCCGTGATGAGCTCCTCTCGCAGGCCCGGGATGAGCCAGAGGAACGGCCGCTCCGAGAGCTGGTTGAGGATGACGACGGGCACGTGGACGGTGACGCCGTCCGCCGGGTTGGGCGCCGCTCCGGGCGCCACGGGGTGGAACTCGTAGGACAGGTCCAGGTCCACCGCGCCGAACGGCCACGTCTTGGGAAAGTCGTCGATGTTGAGCTCGTCCGCCGCGTCGCTCGCGGCGCTGTCCCGGTCGAGGTGCAGGAGCTCGGGGTCCTCCCGGGAGGCCTGCTTCCACCACGAGTCGAAGTGTCGCTCCGAGACGACCTTGGGGCCGATCCTCGCGTCGTAGAACTCGAACAGGGCCTCGTCGTCGAGGCGCAGGTCCGCACGCCGAGTGCGCGTCTCGAGGTCCTCGAGCTCGGCGAGGACGGCCCGGTTGTGGTGGAAGAACGCGTGCCGCGTCTGCCAGTCGCCCTCGACGAGCGCGTGCCGGATGAACAGCTCGCGGGCCAGGGCGGGGTCCACGCGGCTGTAGTTGACGCGGCGCTGGGAGACGAGCGTGACGCCGAAGAGCGTGACCTTCTCGTACGCCATGACGGCGCCCTGCTTCCGGGACCAGTGCGGCTCGGAGTACTGGCGCTTGACGAGGTGCGGGGCCACGAGCTCCACCCAGGCCGGGTCGATCGCGGCGACCGTGCGGGCCCACAGGCGGCTCGTCTCCACGAGCTCGGCCGCCATGACGAACTCGGGCTTCTTCTTGAACAGCGCGCTGCCCGGGAACACGTTGAAGCGGATCCCGCGGGCGCCGGCGTATTCGCGCTTGGCGTCGTCGTACGCACCGATCTGGCCGAGGAGGCCCACGAGGAGGCTCTGGTGGATCGTGTCCTCGCGGCCGGCCGGGTCCACCGCGCTAGAAGGCACGGGGATGCGGATCTGCTTGAGGACGCGGCGCAGCTGCGTGACGAGCTCTTGCCACTCGCGCACGCGGAGGTAGTTGATGTGCTCCGCCTTGCAGAGGCGGCGGAAGGCGCTCGAGGACAGCTCGGCCTGCTTCTCCTGGAGGTACACCCACAGGTTGAGGAAGCCGATGAAGTCGGACTTGTCGTCCGCGAAGCGCTTGTGGAGGGTGGCCGCGCGCTCCTTGGCGCCCTCGTCCTGGCTGGGGCGCTCGCGGGGGTCCTGGATGGTCAGGGCGGCCGTGAGGACCACGACCTCCTGGAGCGCGCCCCGGGACTCGGCCTCGAGGACCATGCGGGCCAGGCGCGGGTCGAGGGGGATGCGGGAGAGCTTGCGGCCCAGGGGCGTGAGCGTGCCGTTCTTCTCGAGGGCACCGAGCTCGGTCAAGAGGGCCACGCCGTCGCTCACCGCGCGGGACGCGGGAGGCTGGACGAACGGGAACGCGGCGACCTCCTTGGCCTCGCGGGCCACGCCGATGCTCGCCATCTGGAGGATGACGGAGGCGAGGTTGGTGCGGAGGATCTCGGGGTCCGTGTACTCCGGCCGGGACTCGAAGTCCTCCTCGGAGTAGAGGCGGATGGCGATGCCGTCGCTGACGCGGCCAGAGCGGCCGGAGCGCTGACGGGCGCTCGCCTGGCTGATCCGCTCGATGGGCAGGCGCTGGACCTTGGTCCGCGGCGAGTATCGCGAGATGCGCGCCGTGCCCGTGTCGATCACGTACTTGATGCCCGGCACGGTCAGGGACGTCTCGGCGACGTTCGTGGCGAGCACGATCCGCGGGCGGCCCGAGGGCTTGAAGATCCGCGACTGCTCCTCGAGGGACAGGCGGCCGTAGAGGGGGAGCACTTGCGTTCCCGTGAGGCGCCGGTTGCGCTCGATATGTCCCTCGAGCATCTGCGCCGCCTCGCGGATCTCGCGCTCGCCGGAGAAGAACACGAGAATGTCGCCGGGCGCCTCCTTGGACAGCTCGTCCACGGCGTCCCGAACCCCGTCGAGCGGGTCCCTGTCGTCCTCCAGCTCGTCGTCGAGCTCCTCGTCCGCGGCCGCCTCGAGCGGCCGGTACCGGATCTCCACCGGGAAGGTGCGCCCCGAGACCTCGATGATGGGCGCCAGGGCGGGCCCGTCGTCGCCCCCAGAGCCCGACGACGACCCGCCGGACTCTTCCGCCGCTGTCTCCGCGGCCCCCGCCGCGAAGTGGGCGGCGAAGCGCTCGGGGTCGATCGTCGCGGACGTGATGACGATCTTCAGGTCCGGCCGCTGCGGCATGATCCGCCGGAGGTAGCCCAAGAGGAAGTCGATGTTGAGGCTGCGCTCGTGGGCCTCGTCGACGATGATCGCGCCGTACTTGGTGAGGAGGGGATCGTGCTGGATCTCCGCGAGGAGGATGCCGTCCGTCATGAGCTTGACGCGGGTGGCGCGCGAGGACTCGTCCGTGAAGCGGACCTGGTAGCCCACGGTCTCGCCGAGCTTCTCCCCGAGCTCTTCCGCGATGCGCTCCGCGACGGAGCGGGCCGCGATACGGCGCGGCTGGGTGTGGCCGATGATCCGCGGGCGGCCGTCGGGGCCGGGCTCGGCGAGGCCGAGCTCGAGCAGCATCTTCGGCAGCTGGGTGGTCTTGCCGGAACCGGTCTCGCCGGCGACGATGACGACCTGGTTCTCGCGGACGGCCTTCATGATGTCGTCCCGGCGCGCGGAGACGGGAAGGGAAGCGGGGTACGTGATGTCCATGGTTGCACTCGAGTCTACCGAGCGGGCCCGAGAGCCGCGGCGGGTGGCGGGGCCGAGCGTTGAGCCGCCGTTGCTGCGCTAGCCGCACCCTTGCCTCGCCTGAGAGACAAGAAGAGCCGCAGTGGAGCGTCCTCACTGGGATAGAGACCACAGACTTGTCTTGTACGCATGGATGTGATATATATTGCAGTAGGCGCGATCAAGCGTCGCTTGGCTCGAGTCGGAGAGAGGAGGGAGTCATGACGTTTGCAGCAGCAGCCCCGGTCCGGGACATCCAGATCAGCTGGGGTGTCGTCTAGGAACCTACGCGGTGTGCCGCATCGTCAGTGGCGGTGCGGCACACTTCTTGAAGTTTTCGCGGAAGGAGAGAATAGGTGCAGCTTAAGCTAAAAGAGTCTATTCCATACTATCGAATGGAAAGTGGCCGCATTCGGGTTGGCGCTGAAAGAGGCGTAACAATGGAGTTCGATGACCCGGATGGTCAGCTTCTGACGATGCTGGAGGTGTTGGATGGGCGATCCGTCGAGTCTATCGTTTCCCATGTGCGTCAGCGGCATTCTGGTCTTTCGGAAACCGATGTTCATGAGGGCCTTCGAGTTCTCGACCAGTACGGGTTCCTTAAGGATGTCGACGCGCGTGAGGGTTCAGTTGAGAAGTCTCTCATTCCGACGCAAAATTTTTTCGACGGGTTTCATCGTGTTTTCGATAGGAAGCGCCCGAGGGTTGAGGCTATTTCTGAGGCGCGCGTTGTTGTCCTTGGTCTAGGCGGTGGTGGTAGCAACGTTGCCACAATGCTTGTAGGGGCTGGGGTTCGGCAATTGACCATTCTGGACTTCGACCTCGTGGAGACAGGAAATCTCGGCCGGCAATTTCTATACAAACTCGATGATGTCGGTCTCTCCAAAGTGGACGTGGCGACACGGAACCTCTCGCGGATGGCAGAATCTCTGAACATTACTCCGGTTGAGATGAAAGTTACGTCATCAGAAGAGCTTAGACCGATCATCAAGGGAGCGGACATCGTTGTCTGCTTGATCGATGAGCCGAGGTTCCTCATCCAGCGAATGGTGAATCAGGCCTGTGTTCGCGAGGGTGTGACCTGTGTCTATGGATTTTCGTTCAATTTCACGGGCCGAGTTTACTCCGTCATTCCGCATGACTCGGGGTGCTTCGACTGCCTCCAGGTATACTACTCCCGCGTCGATCCAGAATTCGCAGACCAGTTCAAAGCCCTGGAGGATAGTGGATTTAGACCACCCTCTTCGGCCTATCCTCCGGCGATGATGCAACTATGCAGTTCAATCTCGGATGAAGTGGTACGTCTTATCAACTCGTACAGTGAGCCTATGTCTGTGGGTCGGCAGCTCGAGGTCAACTATGTCAGTCGTCGGTGCGAAACGGTTCTTGAATGGGATCGTGACGAGCGTGACTGCCCTACATGTGGATCCGGGAACTATGACGACTGGCCGATCTTTCAAATCCAGAATCGATTCCACCCATCCGCAGGGCAGAAATGAGGAGGTGCTTCGAAGATGTTGCGCATCGAGTCCATCTCAAAGCGGTACGGAAAGGGGCCGCTCGTCAATGACGCGGTCTCGATCGAGCTTCGTCCGGGCGAGCTGACGGCGCTCATCGGGCACAACGGGGCCGGGAAGACGACGCTCCTGTCCCAAATCTGCGGGGTCGTGCGCCCCACGAGCGGCGACATCCGGTTCGGGGAAGTCTCGTTCGTGTCCCAGCCGGACCTGGCGCGGCGCGCGTGTTCGCTCATGGCCCAGCTCCACGCGCCCATTCAGGGGATGACGCCGCGGGCCATGATCTCGTCCGTGGCGCGCCTCAGGGGCGCGTCGGCGGCGGACGCGCAGGCGCGGACGGCCGATGTCATCGAGCGGTTGAGCATCGGCGAGTGGGCGGACAAGCCCGGCCAGAAGCTCTCGGGCGGCCTCAGGCGCATGACGAGCTACGCCATGGCCGTGGTCCTGCCGCCGCCAATCCTCCTCATCGACGAGCCGACGAACGACGTCGACCCGCAGCGCCGCCCCGTCATCTGGCGGGACCTTCGGGGGCTCGCGGAGGACGGGCACATCGTCGTCGTCGTGAGTCACAACCTCCTGGAGGTGGAGCGCGCCGCTGACCGAGTTGTCCTCATGAAGGAGGCCAAGGTGGTCATGGACGGCACGCCCCAGAGCATTGCAGCGGCGGCCGGGGCGTCCACGCTCAAGGTGCTCTGGGCGGGGGAGTCCCAGGCAGAGGGCCTCCCGCCGAACCTCGGGGTTAGCGCCGAGCTGCCCCGCCAGACGAGCATCCTCCTCGCCCCGGCGCAGGTCCCGGACGCCGCTCGGTGGGCTGCCGGCCTCACCGAGTCCGGCGTGGCCGAGTCCTTCGTCCTCGAGCCGATGAGCCTTGAGAACGTCTACGGAAAGGCGCACGAATGAAGACCACCTCACCGGACCTCGCCATCCCGAGGGGCCACAGCGCACTTCGGTCCTACGTCGAGCTGACGCGGTTCACGTTCCTGCGAAACAAGGGGGAGCTGCCGTTCTATCTCATCCTGCAGATGCTCGTCAGCGGCTCCGTCATCTTCGGCCTGGCCATTATGGCGGACACGTCCCAGGCGGAGTGGACGCGGCACCTGGCCGCTGGCTCGTGGGCACTGAGCCTCATGATGATCGGCTGCCTCGTGGTTCCCACCAAGATGGCGTCCTCCCTCCTCGATGGCTTCCAGGAGTTCCAGAGGACGCTGCCCATCCCGCGGCCCGTCCTCCTCCTGGCGGACGCCACCGTCTGGTCGCTCGCGTGTCTGCCGGGATTCCTCGTCTCCATCGGGCTCGCGGTTCTGCACCTGGGCGTGCGGCCCACGGTGGACGGCCGGACGCTCATCCTCGTCCTGGCCGCGCTCCTCGCGTACCTCATGATCGGCTACTCGGTGGCCCTGTGGATCCCGCCCGCCATGGCCGGCCTCGTCCAGCAGGTGATCATCCTCGGCGCCATGCTGTTCTCGCCCATCACGTACCCCGCGGACCGGATCCCGGACTGGGCCGTGGTGGTGCACAGCATCCTGCCCTTCACACCCGCAGCGAACCTCGTCCGGGAGGGCTTCTTCCCCACGGGGGCTGGCCCGGCGTGGACGGACCTCGTCTCGGTCGTCGCGTGGGGCGCGCTCTTCTTCGTCCTCGCCCTCAAGGGGGTCGCGCGGCGCGGCTGACGCGCAGGCGGGCCGGCACCCTGCACAGGGGTGCCCGCCGCCGCACACACGAGACGCGCGAGAGGCCCGCGTCTCCCGGGTCTGGGAGGCGCGGGCCTCGCGCGGCTTGAGGCACCGTGACTGCGCCGCTGAGATCTACGTGATTAGATCCCCGCGAGCAGCTCGTTGAGGCCCTCGCTCGAGGACGGGTGCGTGTAGATCGCGTCCCGCAGTGCCGTGTAGGGCAGGTCGTGCTTCATGGCCATCGTGACCAGGTTGATGACCTCCTGGCTGTCCACCGCGAAGAGCGTGGCGCCGAGGATCCTCCCGGAGGTCTTGTCGACCACGACCTGGTAGAAGCCGTCCGTCTGCCCGAGCGCCTTGGGCCGCGGCATTGCCGCCAGCTCGGCCACCTTCTTTCGGGCCACCGCCACGTCCCAGCCTTCGTCGGCCGCGCGCTCGCGGGCCTCGCGCTCCGTGAGACCCACGCGGGAGAACGGGGGCGTGAGGAAGGTCGTGCTCGGGACGGGCCCGCGGTCCTCCGTGGTGCGCCCGGACTCGCCCTTGCCCGCGAGCAGCTGGTCCTTGAGGATGCGGAAGTCGTCGAACGACACGTACGTGAACTGCGGCCCTCCCTTGACGTCGCCCACGGCCCAGACGCCGGGAGCGCTCGTGCGCAGGAGGGAGTCGACGACGACGGCGCCTGACTCGTCCGTCTCAACCCCCGCCTCGGCGAGGCCCAGCCCCTCGGTGGCCGGGATGCGGCCGGCGGAGATGAGCAGGACGTCCGCCTCGACCCGCTCGGCGCTGTCCCCGCCCGCGAGGTTCAGGGTGAGCGGCCCGCCGTCGTCGCCCGCAGAGACGGACTCGAGGGTGCGCCCGAGCTTCAGGGCGACCCCCTGCTTCTCCAGGAGCTCCGCGATGGCCTCGGACGCCGCCTCGTCTTCGCGGGGCGCGAGGCGGTCCTCGCGGCCGATGACCGTGACCTCCGAGCCGAAGCCGGAGTACATGCTCGCGAACTCGAGGCCGATGAAGCCGGAGCCGAGGATTGCGAGGCGGCGCGGCAGCTCGGTGCGGTCGATGAGCTCGGTGCTCGTGACCACGCGGGGGTCCTCCAGGGGGTTCTCCGGCAGGCCCTCGATGCTCGGCAGGCGGGGCGTGGCGCCCGTGCCGATGACGACGTTGTCCGCCGTGATCCGAAGGCGGTCCTCGCCGGCCGTCACCTCGACGGTGCGCTCGCCCACGAAGCGGGCCCGGCCCGTGACCACCGTGGCGCCCGGGGTCTCCACCATGGCCAGGTTCGCGGCGTTCATCTTCTCCCGGAGCGTCTCCTTGCGCTCCACGGCGCTCGCGTAGAACTCCTCAGGGGAGGGCGACGACGGGGCCTCGCGGCGCACGTCGGCACTGTGCACGAGGGTCTTGGTGGGCACGCAGCCGATGTTGATGCACGTGCCGCCGTACATGCGGGAGCTCTGCTCGATGAGCGTCACCTGGCGTCCCGCCTTGGCGAGCTGCACGGCGAGGGACT from Falsarthrobacter nasiphocae includes the following:
- a CDS encoding NAD(P)-dependent alcohol dehydrogenase, coding for MSQDRLEPLSAAASPETAHDGAARRVSAVGGVSADEPLRPLAIERREPGARDVVIEIEYCGLCHSDVHMVRGEWREVEYPLVPGHEIVGRVSEVGADVTAFGIGDRVGVGCLVDSCRTCEACRDGLEQFCSGNEQGAGVGTYGSVDYRNGGGRTQGGYSQAIVVDADYVLRVPTSLDAASAAPLLCAGITTYAPLRRAGVGEGTRVGVVGLGGLGHMAVKLAKAMGASVTVFSRTDSKADDAGLLGADHFVVSSDPDAMAAARQSLDVVIDTVAAPHELDPYLATIARDGRLVQVGLPADPMPPVNPRILAAQRVSYTGSFIGGIAETQEMLDFCAEHGVSAQIEMIGADEINEAYERMVAGDVAYRFVLDIATLPEPESLEAGAGARLS
- a CDS encoding HIT family protein, with the translated sequence MSTVFTKIINREIPGRFVHEDEKCVAFLDITPQTEGHVLVVPREEIDQWTDLPEELASHLMVVAQRIAKAQKQAFGSASVGLEIVGFEVPHTHIHVFPTNEIADHELGRAKPASDEALDAAHAKLLAAL
- the hrpA gene encoding ATP-dependent RNA helicase HrpA, whose translation is MDITYPASLPVSARRDDIMKAVRENQVVIVAGETGSGKTTQLPKMLLELGLAEPGPDGRPRIIGHTQPRRIAARSVAERIAEELGEKLGETVGYQVRFTDESSRATRVKLMTDGILLAEIQHDPLLTKYGAIIVDEAHERSLNIDFLLGYLRRIMPQRPDLKIVITSATIDPERFAAHFAAGAAETAAEESGGSSSGSGGDDGPALAPIIEVSGRTFPVEIRYRPLEAAADEELDDELEDDRDPLDGVRDAVDELSKEAPGDILVFFSGEREIREAAQMLEGHIERNRRLTGTQVLPLYGRLSLEEQSRIFKPSGRPRIVLATNVAETSLTVPGIKYVIDTGTARISRYSPRTKVQRLPIERISQASARQRSGRSGRVSDGIAIRLYSEEDFESRPEYTDPEILRTNLASVILQMASIGVAREAKEVAAFPFVQPPASRAVSDGVALLTELGALEKNGTLTPLGRKLSRIPLDPRLARMVLEAESRGALQEVVVLTAALTIQDPRERPSQDEGAKERAATLHKRFADDKSDFIGFLNLWVYLQEKQAELSSSAFRRLCKAEHINYLRVREWQELVTQLRRVLKQIRIPVPSSAVDPAGREDTIHQSLLVGLLGQIGAYDDAKREYAGARGIRFNVFPGSALFKKKPEFVMAAELVETSRLWARTVAAIDPAWVELVAPHLVKRQYSEPHWSRKQGAVMAYEKVTLFGVTLVSQRRVNYSRVDPALARELFIRHALVEGDWQTRHAFFHHNRAVLAELEDLETRTRRADLRLDDEALFEFYDARIGPKVVSERHFDSWWKQASREDPELLHLDRDSAASDAADELNIDDFPKTWPFGAVDLDLSYEFHPVAPGAAPNPADGVTVHVPVVILNQLSERPFLWLIPGLREELITALIKSLPKSERRHFVPAPDVARQALAKLTEDFSPETDDLPEALALTLRRLKGHVVDPSAFEWDKVPPHLRMTYRVLGARGQMLGESMDLAALQDELAPQVRTAVAASVDPTAMQAHLDAAKRRAPKKGQSGRGAQGTPADQGAARPQAGRKGGPGGKTASLPGPLATPAGTAAATSAARERTGLTSWPKDLDELPATVGGTSAGHAVTGYPALVDEKPASGKATAGVRIFSEREEADTAHRQGLIRLLVCTLPSPQRYVVDHLSNKERLTFSQNPHGSVAALVDDCTQAAVDKLLTRVPERLPRTKAAFDRVFDEIRAELIDTVFQVTAVVEQTLSRALTLTVAVKSPTPALAPLAADISSQLSQLVYPGFVAATGHEHLQHLPRYLQAAQVRLDRAPNAIAKDTATMTLIQDLEDAYDDAVARVPKTRAIPARLAEVRWMIEELRVSLFAPGMKTAYTVSEKRVRQALKGF
- a CDS encoding ThiF family adenylyltransferase — protein: MEFDDPDGQLLTMLEVLDGRSVESIVSHVRQRHSGLSETDVHEGLRVLDQYGFLKDVDAREGSVEKSLIPTQNFFDGFHRVFDRKRPRVEAISEARVVVLGLGGGGSNVATMLVGAGVRQLTILDFDLVETGNLGRQFLYKLDDVGLSKVDVATRNLSRMAESLNITPVEMKVTSSEELRPIIKGADIVVCLIDEPRFLIQRMVNQACVREGVTCVYGFSFNFTGRVYSVIPHDSGCFDCLQVYYSRVDPEFADQFKALEDSGFRPPSSAYPPAMMQLCSSISDEVVRLINSYSEPMSVGRQLEVNYVSRRCETVLEWDRDERDCPTCGSGNYDDWPIFQIQNRFHPSAGQK
- a CDS encoding ABC transporter ATP-binding protein; its protein translation is MLRIESISKRYGKGPLVNDAVSIELRPGELTALIGHNGAGKTTLLSQICGVVRPTSGDIRFGEVSFVSQPDLARRACSLMAQLHAPIQGMTPRAMISSVARLRGASAADAQARTADVIERLSIGEWADKPGQKLSGGLRRMTSYAMAVVLPPPILLIDEPTNDVDPQRRPVIWRDLRGLAEDGHIVVVVSHNLLEVERAADRVVLMKEAKVVMDGTPQSIAAAAGASTLKVLWAGESQAEGLPPNLGVSAELPRQTSILLAPAQVPDAARWAAGLTESGVAESFVLEPMSLENVYGKAHE
- a CDS encoding ABC transporter permease yields the protein MKTTSPDLAIPRGHSALRSYVELTRFTFLRNKGELPFYLILQMLVSGSVIFGLAIMADTSQAEWTRHLAAGSWALSLMMIGCLVVPTKMASSLLDGFQEFQRTLPIPRPVLLLADATVWSLACLPGFLVSIGLAVLHLGVRPTVDGRTLILVLAALLAYLMIGYSVALWIPPAMAGLVQQVIILGAMLFSPITYPADRIPDWAVVVHSILPFTPAANLVREGFFPTGAGPAWTDLVSVVAWGALFFVLALKGVARRG
- a CDS encoding dihydrolipoyl dehydrogenase family protein — encoded protein: MTDATSTPDTHESTHVETLVIGFGKAGKSLAVQLAKAGRQVTLIEQSSRMYGGTCINIGCVPTKTLVHSADVRREAPSSPSPEEFYASAVERKETLREKMNAANLAMVETPGATVVTGRARFVGERTVEVTAGEDRLRITADNVVIGTGATPRLPSIEGLPENPLEDPRVVTSTELIDRTELPRRLAILGSGFIGLEFASMYSGFGSEVTVIGREDRLAPREDEAASEAIAELLEKQGVALKLGRTLESVSAGDDGGPLTLNLAGGDSAERVEADVLLISAGRIPATEGLGLAEAGVETDESGAVVVDSLLRTSAPGVWAVGDVKGGPQFTYVSFDDFRILKDQLLAGKGESGRTTEDRGPVPSTTFLTPPFSRVGLTEREARERAADEGWDVAVARKKVAELAAMPRPKALGQTDGFYQVVVDKTSGRILGATLFAVDSQEVINLVTMAMKHDLPYTALRDAIYTHPSSSEGLNELLAGI